TGATGCGTGATGCTGAAGTTGCCAAATACGCGACCAAAAATTGCACACAACTAAAGGGGGAGGACTCGCGTACAGGGAAGCAGACGGGCAACTGCACTATTTGCGTTGGTCATTACATCTGCCATTCTCTGTATAAATGTGTGAGTAAAGACTTTGTCAGGTTTTTTGGAAATGGTAGCCAGGAAGAACCCgcaagcgaagaaaaaaaggacaacgAGTCGGCTCTAGATGCTGCAGACACTTCCTCCTCAGGAACTGGAACTGAGTCTCCTGAAGAAACTACTGGCGGTAGAACCAATGTTAGATCTAATGTGGAAGATGTGAATGACGGTAAGGAGAATGTGACCTCTCCTGAAGAAGAAAGCAGGGGCGCTCCACACGGTACCGCGGTTCCCCCTCTCGAGGAAAGAAGCCCGAACCCTACTGACAGAAACAACCTAACACGTAATCACGTCTTAACTCTATTTGCTGGAAAATTTTCAAGCAATTCTCAACTTGTGTTGAATTTAAACAATAAGATTATGCTTTCAacgttatttttcttgctATAAAAAAGACGAGAGATAAACTAGTTTGCTAACTGAAAACAATCCAAAACCCCTAACTGTATTGCCGCTGTCCACGTACATATATGTTCATATCACCTATGAGCACCCAGTGGGTGTGTTCCAACATATATTTCCTCCCTATTTTGCGTACCCTTTTCATTTCGCAGGCACCATAGTGCTCATAACATCATATGTTTACAGATACGCCGAAGTTACTCTACATAGAGTAAGCGTACAAAACATATAACAGAAGGGGCTGCGTAATTAGCGATACTGTTTGCCAGTTACGTAACACAACAAATACTTGCTAGGTACCCACCTTGGACAGAGGCACGGGTGGAGTCGTGGACAATGTGTTGTGTGCTGCCGTTATCGATCAGTTGTGGCGAATGGTTGAACATGTACACTGTGAGTAAAGTGCCCCCTATAATACCTTTGTGAAACAGGAAAAGGTGTTTTAATGCATAGTAACCCTTATTGGTGGGTTGTAGTTGTTTCATCAaaatttgtgttgttgtgtattatatttttattttccaaaACAAAATTTTATTGGTATTAGTGTGATAGAAGATCAACTAATGGACAAGCAGGAAATGTTGattctgttattttctttactgtTTCTTCGCAACCCAGCGGAAGCTTTCGAATCGCGTTCGTATGTAAAGCCAGATGGAGACCCGGACTGCACAAATTTGACAGGTGTTTCTCATGTTCCCTATCACAATGATATGGATGATTACGCGGAAGAAAattgcacaaaaataaagacacCGTCTCATAATAAAGAGCAGACGGGCAACTGCACTCTTTGCGTTGGTCATTACATCTGTCATTCTCTGTATAAATGTGTGAGTAAAGACTTTGTCAGGTTTTTTGGAAATGG
The genomic region above belongs to Trypanosoma brucei brucei TREU927 chromosome 10, whole genome shotgun sequence and contains:
- a CDS encoding hypothetical protein, conserved (GPI-Anchor Signal predicted for Tb10.70.1290 by DGPI v2.04 with cleavage site probability 0.344 near 210), translating into MDKQEMLILLFSLLFLRNPAEAYISRWYLRPDRDPDCTDLKGVSDVLTMMRDAEVAKYATKNCTQLKGEDSRTGKQTGNCTICVGHYICHSLYKCVSKDFVRFFGNGSQEEPASEEKKDNESALDAADTSSSGTGTESPEETTGGRTNVRSNVEDVNDGKENVTSPEEESRGAPHGTAVPPLEERSPNPTDRNNLTRNHVLTLFAGKFSSNSQLVLNLNNKIMLSTLFFLL